From one Terriglobia bacterium genomic stretch:
- a CDS encoding RNA-binding protein — protein MTNIFVGNLSFATTQDDLMSVFSQYGAVDRVNIITDRDTGQARGFAFVEMPNSNEAQSAISALNGTDLHGRSLNVNEARPKTDGPRGGGRPDFKRGGGGGNRRRGF, from the coding sequence GTGACCAATATTTTTGTAGGAAATCTAAGCTTCGCAACGACCCAGGACGACTTGATGTCGGTGTTTTCCCAGTACGGCGCGGTAGATCGCGTGAACATCATCACCGACCGGGACACCGGGCAGGCGCGCGGCTTTGCCTTCGTCGAAATGCCCAACAGCAACGAGGCGCAATCCGCTATCTCTGCCCTGAACGGGACCGATCTGCACGGCCGATCGCTCAATGTGAACGAAGCCCGGCCAAAGACCGATGGCCCGCGCGGCGGCGGACGGCCGGACTTTAAGCGCGGCGGTGGCGGCGGCAATCGCCGTCGCGGCTTCTAA
- a CDS encoding serine hydrolase domain-containing protein yields the protein MDEWLQKLGSLPWLAQPGDRWMYHVSGDVLGALIARVSGQSLGTFLRERIFDPLGMKDTAFHVPPEKVDRLPAFYFFNRQTDKLDFFDDVANSAWASAPPSESGGGGLVSTIDDYFVFSRMMLNTLLHKGRSGREQILSRATVELMTSDQLTPEQRAGSEIFFGTHSSWGLGMAVDIRRNEIFHTPGRFGWTGGFGTTAYTDPAEGMIGILFTQRMMDSPEPPKIFTDFWTLAYGAME from the coding sequence ATGGACGAATGGCTGCAGAAACTCGGTTCGCTGCCGTGGTTGGCGCAACCGGGCGACCGGTGGATGTATCACGTAAGCGGCGACGTGCTCGGGGCTCTGATCGCGCGCGTGTCGGGACAATCTCTCGGCACGTTCCTGCGCGAGCGCATCTTCGATCCGCTCGGGATGAAAGACACCGCCTTCCACGTGCCCCCCGAAAAAGTCGACCGCTTGCCGGCGTTCTATTTCTTCAATCGTCAGACGGACAAGCTGGATTTTTTTGACGACGTGGCAAACAGCGCCTGGGCTTCTGCGCCGCCCTCGGAATCGGGTGGAGGCGGACTCGTCTCGACGATCGACGACTATTTTGTTTTCAGCCGCATGATGCTGAACACGTTGCTGCACAAAGGCCGCTCGGGCCGGGAGCAAATTCTTTCCCGCGCCACGGTGGAACTAATGACTTCGGATCAACTCACGCCTGAGCAACGCGCAGGCTCGGAAATCTTCTTCGGTACGCATTCCAGTTGGGGTTTAGGAATGGCGGTGGATATCCGGCGTAACGAGATCTTCCACACCCCAGGCCGGTTCGGCTGGACCGGCGGCTTCGGCACGACGGCCTACACCGATCCCGCGGAGGGAATGATCGGCATCCTCTTCACGCAACGCATGATGGATTCGCCGGAGCCGCCTAAGATATTCACCGATTTCTGGACATTGGCGTATGGAGCAATGGAATAG